One window of Trifolium pratense cultivar HEN17-A07 linkage group LG5, ARS_RC_1.1, whole genome shotgun sequence genomic DNA carries:
- the LOC123883782 gene encoding diacylglycerol kinase 1, whose amino-acid sequence MDDDIDFELFLHTWNTKNPTDRIFIVSFFVAALVGILTIAYTAFQWRRNINLSWMKAIARSKKNPKAKHKVPAAPHTWSLESASRAKNSNCCVCFKSMSPSQTLGPIVASDSFIHRCCICGAVAHLSCSSSSHKDCKCVSMTGFEHVVHQWAVRWTDVADQPDETTFCSYCEEPCGGTFLSGSPIWYCLWCQRLVHVDCHGSMSNETGDICDLGPFKRLILSPLHVKELNRNLAGGFLSSITHGANEIASSVRASIRSQGKKYKHGNETLAESGNSESTSEISTESTADSHQIANGHNVMEGKNSVGSNKEVQHQDSEVDSKNKMDRKPSLTPSTSSINQEESQVLGVKQNYELTGLPPDARPLLVFINKKSGAQRGDSLRLRLNILLNPVQVFELSSSQGPEMGLYLFRKVSHFRVLVCGGDGTVGWVLNAIEKQNFDSPPPVAILPAGTGNDLARVLSWGGGLGPVERQGGLTTILHHIEHAAVTILDRWKVTISNPQGKQQLQPQKFMNNYLGIGCDAKVALDIHNLREENPEKFYNQFMNKVLYAREGAKSIMDRTFEDFPWQIRVVVDGVEVEVPEDAEGVLVANIGSYMGGVDLWQNEDESYDNFDPQSMHDKILEVVSISGTWHLGKLQVGLSRARRLAQGQSIKIELFAKFPVQIDGEPWFQEPCTISVAHHGQAFMLKRAAEEPLGHAAAMITDVLENAETNNVINASQKRALLHEMALRLS is encoded by the exons ATGGATGATGACATAGATTTTGAGTTGTTTCTCCACACATGGAATACAAAGAATCCAACGGATCGTATTTTCATTGTATCTTTTTTTGTTGCTGCCCTGGTTGGAATTTTGACTATAGCCTATACGGCTTTTCAGTGGAGGAGAAACATTAATTTAAGTTGGATGAAAGCTATAGCTAGATCTAAGAAAAACCCAAAGGCAAAGCACAAAGTTCCTGCTGCCCCTCATACTTGGAGTCTAGAATCTGCATCTCGCGCAAAGAATTCAAACTGCTGTGTGTGTTTTAAGTCCATGTCGCCCTCTCAAACTCTAGGACCTATAGTAGCTTCAGACAGTTTTATCCACCGGTGCTGTATTTGTGGTGCGGTAGCTCATCTAAGTTGTTCTTCTAGTTCTCACAAGGACTGTAAGTGTGTTTCTATGACTGGATTTGAGCATGTCGTGCACCAGTGGGCAGTTCGTTGGACAGATGTAGCCGATCAACCTGATGAAACTACTTTCTGTAGTTACTGTGAAGAGCCATGTGGTGGGACCTTCCTCAGTGGTTCCCCTATATGGTATTGCCTGTGGTGCCAACGTTTAGTACATGTTGATTGTCATGGTTCAATGTCTAATGAAACGGGTGATATATGTGATTTGGGCCCTTTTAAAAGATTAATACTGTCTCCTCTGCATGTGAAGGAATTGAACAGGAACTTGGCAGGTGGTTTTCTTAGCTCAATTACACATGGTGCAAATGAGATAGCATCTTCAGTTCGGGCAAGTATTAGGAGCCAGGGTAAAAAGTATAAGCACGGAAATGAAACACTGGCTGAATCTGGGAATAGTGAGAGCACTAGTGAAATATCCACAGAAAGCACTGCGGATTCGCATCAAATAGCTAATGGACATAATGTAATGGAGGGAAAAAATAGTGTTGGCTCAAATAAAGAGGTGCAACATCAAGATAGTGAAGTGGATAGTAAGAATAAGATGGACAGAAAACCCAGTCTTACGCCCAGTACATCATCTATAAATCAGGAGGAGTCCCAGGTGTTAGGAGTGAAACAGAATTACGAGTTAACTGGTTTGCCTCCAGATGCAAGACCATTGTTagtttttataaacaaaaagagTGGTGCCCAGCGAGGAGACTCACTTAGGCTGCGTCTGAATATTCTTTTAAATCCTGTTCAG GTGTTTGAATTGAGCTCATCACAGGGGCCAGAGATGGGACTTTATTTGTTTAGAAAGGTGTCTCACTTCAGAGTTCTTGTATGTGGTGGAGATGGTACTGTTGGTTGGGTTCTGAATGcaatagaaaaacaaaattttgattcCCCTCCCCCAGTTGCTATTCTTCCTGCAGGTACTGGAAATGATCTTGCTAGAGTTCTCTCTTGGGGAGGTGGCTTGGGTCCAGTGGAAAGGCAAGGGGGTCTTACCACAATTCTGCATCATATAGAACATGCTGCGGTTACTATTCTTGACAGGTGGAAGGTAACAATCAGTAACCCACAAGGAAAGCAACAACTGCAACCACAAAAGTTTATGAACAATTATCTTG GAATTGGTTGTGATGCAAAGGTTGCTTTGGACATCCATAATCTGCGGGAGGAAAACCCAGAGAAGTTTTATAACCAG TTTATGAATAAAGTTCTATATGCAAGAGAAGGTGCTAAAAGCATAATGGATAGGACATTTGAGGATTTCCCTTGGCAGATTCGTGTTGTGGTGGATGGAGTTGAAGTTGAGGTACCTGAG GATGCTGAAGGGGTGCTTGTTGCAAACATTGGAAGCTACATGGGAGGTGTAGATTTATGGCAAAATGAGGATGAGAGTTATGATAATTTTGATCCACAATCTATGCATGACAAGATACTTGAAGTTGTGAGCATATCTGGAACATGGCACCTTGGGAAGCTTCAG GTTGGGCTTTCTAGAGCTCGAAGACTTGCGCAAGGACAGTCAATTAAGATAGAATTGTTTGCTAAGTTTCCTGTTCAAATTGATGGAGAACCTTGGTTTCAGGAGCCCTGTACAATTTCCGTAGCTCATCATGGCcag GCCTTCATGTTAAAGCGGGCGGCTGAGGAACCTCTTGGTCATGCAGCTGCAATGATCACCGATGTGCTTGAGAATGCTGAAACCAATAATGTAATTAATGCTTCACAAAAGAGAGCTCTTCTTCATGAAATGGCACTCAGGCTGTCCTAG